In a single window of the Solea solea chromosome 14, fSolSol10.1, whole genome shotgun sequence genome:
- the fibpa gene encoding fibroblast growth factor (acidic) intracellular binding protein a: MAMELDVFVGNTTIMDEEVYQLWLDGYTVNDAVKVRMEGGVLEECEASADVLLSDTMDQYRTFQMCERLLHSPAKLANQLLFQIPPHRQAVLIERYYTFDDAFVREVLGKKLSKGTKKDLDDISAKTAVTLKSCRRQFDNFKRVFKVVEELKGPLVENIRQHFLLSDKLARDYAAIVFFANNRFETGKRKLQYITFQDFAFCAGQLINNWTVGAVDNMVEDMDVDLDKEFLQELKELKVLITDKDLLDQHKSLVCTALRGKTKAFNEMEANFKNLSRGLVNIAAKLTNTKDVRDFFIDLVEKFIEPCRSDRWTAADMRLYLTHYTNSAHILDTFKHQVVWDRYMGVVKSCIFKMYHD; this comes from the exons tGAACGATGCTGTGAAGGTACGGATGGAGGGAGGAGTACTGGAGGAGTGTGAGGCGAGTGCAGATGTTCTGCTGAGTGACACCATGGACCAGTACAGGACTTTCCAGATGTGTGAACGTCTTCTGCACAGTCCAGCCAAACTAGCCAACCAGCTCCTGTTCCAGATACCACCTCATCGTCAGGCAGTCCTCATAGAGAG ATACTATACCTTTGATGATGCATTTGTCCGTGAAGTCCTGGGAAAGAAACTCTCCAAAGGAACCAAGAAAGACTTGGACGATATCAGCGCCAAAACAGCTGTGACACTGAAAAGCTGCAGGCGACAG TTTGACAACTTCAAACGTGTTTTCAAAGTTGTGGAAGAGCTGAAGGGACCCCTAGTGGAGAACATACGTCAGcattttcttctctctgacAAACTTGCAAG GGATTATGCTGCCATTGTTTTCTTTGCCAACAATCGATTTGAAACGGGGAAAAGAAAGCTACAATACATCACTTTCCAGGACTTTGCTTTCTGTGCCGGGCAGCTTATCAACAACTGGACTGTCGGGGCAGTCG ATAACATGGTGGAAGATATGGACGTCGATCTTGACAAAGAGTTTTTACAAGAGCTGAAGGAACTAAAGGTTTTAATCACAGACAAAGATCTGCTGGATCAACACAAAAG tctggtcTGTACAGCTCTCAGAGGAAAGACTAAAGCTTTTAATGAGATGGAGGCTAATTTCAAG AATCTTTCCAGAGGCCTTGTCAACATCGCTGCCAAGTTAACCAACACAAAAGACGTCAGAGATTTCTTCATTGATCTCGTGGAGAAG tTTATTGAGCCATGCCGTTCAGACCGATGGACAGCTGCGGATATGAGACTCTACCTCACTCACTACACAAACTCGGCACACATACTTGACACATTCAA ACACCAGGTTGTGTGGGACAGATACATGGGCGTCGTCAAAAGCTGTATCTTCAAAATGTATCACGACTGA